One Chloroflexota bacterium genomic region harbors:
- a CDS encoding APC family permease: protein MRPFDEEFERTESGHLMATEETLLERAGWQRQVGRIRAALFGRPISSEHEEHERLTKTKALAVFSSDNISSSAYATEEMMRVLLVAGVGAFSLIMPLTIVIAVVLAVVATSYRQTIKAYPNGASSYIVASDNLGPPAGLVAGAALLIDYTLTVAVSVSAGVAAVTSIVPSLFGERVLISVVMVIALTIGNLRGVRESGTIFMAPTYLYLVVVLGMIGFGLVAVATGSIPPYHPPEAWLAAEAGTETLGLFLILRAFSSGAVALTGVEAVSDGVPAFKPPEWRNARVTLTWAAALFAVLFIGISLLVSALGIVPDPSEEQTVLSILARHLTGDGPFLVLVQVSTALLLILAANTSFADFPRLSSFLARDGFMPRQFGLRGDRLAFSTGILALAGLAIVLLIAFQASVTALIPLYTLGVFVAFTLSQSGMVRRWWHRREPGWRRGLLINGLGATTTAVIVLIVASSKFLQGAWLVMIMVPFLVGLMLAIRRHYRAMSLAIEATATIQPKIAARPIVVVPVARLDSPALDALGFARSISDDALAVHVAYDPETARELTERWGEVGGNTELVIVESPYRAMIGPFLRYLDALQQQDPDRRILVILNEVVPRHWWDILLHNQTALRLKLRLFFRHNTIVADVPYHIPDTH from the coding sequence GTGCGCCCCTTCGACGAGGAGTTCGAGCGCACCGAATCGGGACACCTGATGGCGACCGAGGAGACGCTGCTGGAGCGCGCCGGTTGGCAGCGGCAGGTGGGCCGTATCCGCGCCGCCCTCTTCGGCCGCCCGATCTCAAGCGAGCATGAGGAGCACGAGCGGCTGACCAAGACGAAGGCCTTGGCGGTGTTCAGCAGCGACAACATCAGCTCGTCGGCCTATGCCACCGAGGAGATGATGCGGGTCCTGCTGGTTGCCGGCGTCGGCGCCTTCAGCCTGATCATGCCGCTGACCATCGTGATCGCCGTGGTGCTGGCCGTGGTGGCCACCTCCTACCGGCAGACCATCAAGGCCTACCCCAACGGTGCCAGCAGCTACATCGTCGCCAGCGACAACCTCGGCCCCCCAGCCGGCCTGGTGGCCGGCGCCGCGCTCCTCATCGACTACACCCTGACCGTCGCGGTATCGGTCTCGGCCGGTGTGGCGGCCGTTACCTCGATCGTCCCATCGCTGTTCGGCGAGCGGGTCTTGATTTCGGTCGTCATGGTGATCGCGCTGACGATCGGCAACCTGCGGGGCGTGCGGGAGTCGGGGACCATCTTCATGGCGCCAACCTACCTGTATCTCGTCGTCGTGTTGGGCATGATCGGATTCGGCCTGGTGGCGGTCGCCACCGGATCCATCCCTCCGTACCACCCGCCCGAGGCATGGCTGGCGGCCGAGGCCGGCACCGAGACCCTGGGGTTGTTCCTCATCCTGCGGGCCTTCTCGTCAGGGGCGGTGGCCTTGACCGGGGTCGAGGCCGTCTCGGACGGGGTGCCGGCCTTCAAGCCGCCGGAGTGGCGCAATGCACGCGTCACTCTCACCTGGGCGGCCGCCCTGTTCGCGGTCCTGTTCATCGGGATCAGCCTGCTGGTCAGCGCGCTGGGCATCGTGCCCGATCCCAGCGAGGAGCAGACCGTGCTCAGCATCCTGGCCCGCCATCTGACCGGGGATGGGCCGTTCCTAGTGCTGGTCCAGGTCTCAACCGCCCTGCTCTTGATCCTGGCCGCCAACACCAGCTTCGCCGACTTCCCACGACTCTCGTCGTTCCTGGCCCGGGATGGGTTCATGCCCCGCCAGTTCGGCCTTCGGGGAGATCGGCTCGCGTTCTCGACCGGGATCCTCGCGCTGGCGGGCTTGGCCATCGTCCTGCTCATCGCGTTCCAGGCCAGCGTCACGGCCCTGATTCCGCTCTACACCCTGGGCGTGTTCGTGGCCTTCACCCTCTCCCAGTCGGGGATGGTTCGACGCTGGTGGCACCGCCGCGAACCCGGGTGGCGCCGGGGCCTGCTCATCAATGGACTGGGAGCGACTACCACCGCCGTCATCGTCCTCATCGTGGCGTCCAGCAAGTTCCTCCAGGGCGCCTGGTTGGTGATGATCATGGTTCCGTTCCTGGTCGGGCTGATGCTCGCCATCCGGCGCCACTACCGCGCCATGTCGCTCGCGATCGAGGCCACGGCCACGATTCAGCCGAAAATCGCCGCCAGGCCGATCGTCGTGGTTCCGGTCGCCCGCCTGGACAGCCCGGCCCTCGACGCCCTCGGGTTCGCCCGTTCGATCAGCGACGATGCGCTGGCCGTCCACGTGGCCTACGACCCCGAGACGGCGCGCGAGCTCACCGAGCGCTGGGGTGAGGTCGGCGGCAACACCGAGCTGGTCATTGTCGAGTCGCCGTATCGGGCCATGATCGGCCCGTTCCTGCGCTACCTCGATGCCCTTCAGCAGCAGGACCCGGACCGCCGCATCCTCGTCATCCTGAACGAGGTGGTCCCCCGCCACTGGTGGGACATCCTGCTCCACAACCAGACCGCCCTCCGGCTCAAGCTTCGGCTGTTCTTCCGGCACAACACGATCGTGGCCGACGTGCCGTACCACATCCCCGACACCCACTAG
- a CDS encoding VOC family protein: MTARFDLIGLVVDDLARSLAFYRKLGLEIANDVDAEDHVEATLPGGLRMAWDTVENIKSFDPTWTPPTGGGHRIGLAFLCADPAEVDQIYADLVSAGYEGHLEPWDAFWGQRYATVRDPDGNGVDLFARLPTAD; the protein is encoded by the coding sequence ATGACTGCGCGATTCGACTTGATCGGCCTGGTGGTCGACGACCTGGCCCGATCGCTGGCGTTCTACCGCAAGCTCGGGTTGGAGATCGCGAACGATGTGGACGCGGAGGATCACGTCGAGGCGACACTGCCCGGTGGGCTGCGGATGGCATGGGACACGGTCGAGAACATCAAATCGTTCGATCCGACCTGGACGCCGCCGACTGGCGGCGGACACCGCATCGGTCTGGCGTTTCTGTGTGCCGATCCGGCCGAGGTGGACCAGATCTATGCCGATCTGGTCAGCGCCGGCTACGAGGGGCACCTCGAGCCCTGGGACGCGTTCTGGGGCCAGCGTTACGCGACTGTCCGCGACCCGGACGGGAACGGCGTGGACCTGTTCGCGCGGCTCCCCACGGCCGACTGA